The following proteins are co-located in the Paludibaculum fermentans genome:
- a CDS encoding glycoside hydrolase family 20 zincin-like fold domain-containing protein gives MLIRLGAALLAASTLVPAQDLPLLPQPHSLQRGPGSLKLIRPTLGFAAKPDKDDALVERALRDILHHAGISATSSTAAPVILLERTSHQQSWQWDDAPGPNSSEAYSLKITPTRVHLKAATARGLFYAVQTLRQLLSPSATLPIVEINDWPAMRLRGFMLDLSHGPFPKFDELKRQVDFLARWKANQFYLYSETNIELDGYPLLSASARLTKAQVRELVAYAHDRFIDVVPCVELYGHLHDLARIETYSALAEMPHGGEINPLNPKAQALISDWVNQLTALFPSPWFHVGMDETYELGKVPGRQLEPARAGEIYLRFFEQVSTLVAARGKRVMIWGDILLQHPEVIPHVPAGTVAIPWRYSDEPDYDRFVAPLATAKVNSLLGSGVWNYYDAVPDFDHTLRNVDGLIKSARKHGSLGILHTEWTDCGQVLLRMADPAVAYGPIASWNHETLSHAQVYDRYARLLHPRHAAAVSRLLATVSESQGALENALGTRVFQTLWANPLEPRRLERARTHASSIREARIQAETAQADLLALLKDGADPFYESLLYGARLLDYIALRQLYALELDEFREAHAKDPKLANYRLLFGIETSETDHSRLFDLMEAAGELRAQLRTLWLRDYVPYRLETALGRWQGEFDLWRNLQEKIAHPVKSYREGDPPPSLLP, from the coding sequence ATGCTGATCCGTCTCGGCGCCGCCCTCCTCGCCGCCTCCACCCTCGTCCCAGCCCAGGACCTCCCCCTTCTCCCGCAGCCTCACTCCCTCCAACGCGGCCCCGGCTCCCTCAAACTCATCCGGCCCACCCTCGGCTTCGCCGCCAAACCAGACAAGGACGACGCCCTCGTCGAGCGCGCCCTCCGCGACATCCTCCACCACGCCGGCATCTCCGCCACCTCATCCACCGCAGCCCCCGTCATCCTTCTCGAACGCACCTCCCACCAGCAATCCTGGCAGTGGGACGACGCCCCCGGACCCAACTCCTCCGAAGCCTACTCGCTCAAGATCACCCCCACACGCGTCCATCTGAAAGCCGCCACCGCCCGCGGCCTCTTCTACGCCGTCCAGACCCTGCGCCAGCTACTCAGTCCCTCCGCCACCCTGCCCATCGTCGAGATCAACGACTGGCCCGCAATGCGCCTGCGCGGCTTCATGCTCGACCTCAGCCACGGCCCCTTCCCCAAGTTCGACGAGCTCAAACGCCAGGTCGACTTCCTCGCCCGCTGGAAGGCCAACCAGTTCTACCTCTATTCCGAAACCAACATCGAGCTCGACGGCTACCCGCTCCTCAGCGCCTCCGCCCGCCTCACCAAGGCCCAGGTCCGCGAACTCGTCGCCTACGCGCACGACCGCTTCATCGACGTCGTCCCCTGCGTCGAACTCTACGGCCACCTCCACGACCTCGCCCGCATCGAAACCTACTCCGCCCTCGCCGAAATGCCCCACGGCGGCGAAATCAACCCGCTCAACCCCAAAGCCCAGGCCCTCATCAGCGACTGGGTCAACCAGCTCACCGCCCTCTTCCCCAGTCCCTGGTTCCACGTCGGCATGGACGAGACCTACGAACTCGGCAAAGTGCCCGGCCGCCAGCTCGAGCCCGCCAGGGCCGGCGAGATCTACCTGCGCTTCTTCGAGCAGGTCTCCACCCTGGTCGCCGCCAGGGGCAAGCGCGTCATGATCTGGGGCGACATCCTGCTGCAGCACCCCGAGGTCATCCCGCACGTCCCCGCCGGCACCGTCGCCATCCCCTGGCGCTACTCCGACGAGCCCGATTACGACCGCTTCGTCGCCCCGCTCGCCACCGCCAAGGTCAATTCCCTCCTTGGCTCCGGAGTCTGGAACTACTACGACGCCGTCCCCGATTTCGACCACACCCTCCGCAACGTCGACGGCCTCATCAAGAGCGCCCGCAAACACGGCTCCCTCGGGATCCTCCACACCGAATGGACCGACTGCGGCCAGGTCCTCCTCCGCATGGCCGATCCCGCCGTCGCCTACGGCCCCATCGCCTCCTGGAATCACGAGACCCTCTCGCACGCCCAGGTCTACGATCGCTACGCCCGACTCCTCCACCCCCGCCACGCCGCCGCCGTCAGCCGCCTCCTGGCCACAGTCTCCGAATCCCAGGGCGCCCTCGAAAACGCCCTGGGCACCCGCGTCTTCCAGACCCTCTGGGCCAACCCGCTCGAACCCCGGCGCCTCGAGCGCGCCCGCACCCACGCCTCCTCCATCCGCGAAGCCCGCATCCAGGCCGAGACAGCCCAGGCCGATCTCCTCGCCCTGCTCAAAGACGGCGCCGACCCGTTCTACGAGTCCCTCCTCTACGGCGCCCGGCTCCTCGACTACATCGCCCTCCGCCAGCTCTACGCCCTGGAACTGGACGAATTCCGCGAGGCGCACGCCAAGGACCCCAAACTCGCCAACTATCGCCTCCTCTTCGGCATCGAAACCAGCGAAACCGATCACAGCCGCCTCTTCGACCTCATGGAGGCGGCCGGCGAACTCCGGGCCCAACTGCGCACCCTCTGGCTCCGCGACTACGTGCCCTACCGCCTCGAAACGGCACTGGGCCGCTGGCAGGGCGAGTTCGACCTCTGGCGCAACCTCCAGGAGAAAATCGCCCACCCCGTAAAGAGCTACCGCGAAGGCGACCCGCCGCCCAGCCTCCTGCCCTGA